A portion of the Vespa velutina chromosome 5, iVesVel2.1, whole genome shotgun sequence genome contains these proteins:
- the LOC124949397 gene encoding histone H2A-like yields the protein MSGRGKGGKVKGKAKSRSNRAGLQFPVGRIHRLLRKGNYAERVGAGAPVYLAAVMEYLAAEVLELAGNAARDNKKTRIIPRHLQLAIRNDEELNKLLSGVTIAQGGVLPNIQAVLLPKKTEKKT from the coding sequence ATGTCCGGACGTGGGAAAGGTGGTAAAGTAAAGGGTAAAGCGAAGTCGCGGTCAAATAGAGCTGGATTACAGTTTCCAGTTGGCCGTATCCATCGTCTTTTAAGGAAGGGTAATTATGCCGAACGTGTTGGAGCCGGAGCGCCAGTATATTTGGCGGCAGTAATGGAATATCTAGCTGCTGAAGTTCTCGAGTTGGCAGGAAATGCTGCTCGTGATAACAAAAAGACAAGAATTATTCCGAGACATTTGCAATTGGCGATCCGAAATGacgaagaattaaataaattattgtctGGTGTAACTATTGCTCAGGGTGGTGTCTTGCCGAATATACAAGCTGTTTTGCTTccaaagaaaacagaaaagaaaacataa
- the LOC124949402 gene encoding histone H2B-like has product MPPKASGKAVKKAGKAQKNISKSDKKKKRKRKESYAIYIYKVLKQVHPDTGISSKAMSIMNSFVNDVFERIAAEASRLAHYNKRSTITSREIQTAVRLLLPGELAKHAVSEGTKAVTKYTSSK; this is encoded by the coding sequence ATGCCGCCTAAAGCTAGTGGTAAAGCTGTTAAAAAAGCTGGTAAAGCTCAGAAGAACATTAGTAAAtccgataaaaagaagaagcgtaAGAGGAAGGAAAGCTATGCTATTTACATCTACAAAGTACTTAAACAAGTACATCCGGACACTGGTATTTCAAGTAAAGCCATGAGCATTATGAACAGTTTTGTCAATGATGTTTTTGAACGAATTGCCGCGGAAGCATCGAGATTAGCTCATTACAATAAACGTTCGACGATCACTTCTCGAGAAATTCAAACTGCAGTGCGTTTGTTGTTACCTGGTGAGCTCGCAAAACATGCTGTTAGCGAAGGTACTAAAGCTGTGACCAAATACACGAGctcaaaataa
- the LOC124949405 gene encoding histone H4, with protein MTGRGKGGKGLGKGGAKRHRKVLRDNIQGITKPAIRRLARRGGVKRISGLIYEETRGVLKVFLENVIRDAVTYTEHAKRKTVTAMDVVYALKRQGRTLYGFGG; from the coding sequence ATGACTGGTCgaggaaagggaggaaaaggaTTGGGAAAGGGAGGTGCCAAGCGTCACAGGAAAGTTCTTCGTGATAATATCCAAGGTATCACCAAACCTGCAATTCGTCGTTTAGCTCGGCGAGGTGGTGTGAAACGTATTTCTGGATTAATTTACGAAGAAACTCGTGGCGTATTGAAAGTATTTCTGGAAAACGTTATTCGTGATGCAGTCACGTACACTGAACACGCTAAGAGAAAGACTGTGACAGCCATGGACGTCGTCTACGCTCTGAAACGTCAAGGCCGCACTCTCTATGGGTTTGGTGGTTAA
- the LOC124949406 gene encoding histone H4, whose amino-acid sequence MTGRGKGGKGLGKGGAKRHRKVLRDNIQGITKPAIRRLARRGGVKRISGLIYEETRGVLKVFLENVIRDAVTYTEHAKRKTVTAMDVVYALKRQGRTLYGFGG is encoded by the coding sequence ATGACTGGTCGtggaaagggaggaaaaggaTTGGGAAAGGGAGGTGCCAAGCGTCACAGGAAAGTTCTTCGTGATAATATCCAAGGTATCACCAAACCTGCAATTCGTCGCTTAGCTCGGCGAGGTGGTGTAAAACGTATTTCTGGATTAATTTACGAAGAAACTCGTGGCGTATTGAAAGTATTTCTGGAAAACGTTATTCGTGATGCAGTCACGTACACTGAACACGCTAAGAGAAAGACTGTGACAGCCATGGACGTCGTCTACGCTCTGAAACGTCAAGGACGTACTCTTTATGGATTTGGTGGTTAA
- the LOC124949420 gene encoding histone H2B-like, with translation METIRINSFKYKLLNTKQKNYELYSGNNSAQQHYRTYTIPHTWKQTNEIGQKIETNLATSYYSLSYTWYRICCDKQRFVFIIPPKASGKAVKKAGKAQKNISKSNKKKKRKRKESYAIYIYKVLKQVHPDTGISSKAMSIMNSFVNDVFERIAAEASRLAQYNKRSTITSREIQTAVRLLLPGELAKHAVSEGTKAVTKYTSSK, from the exons ATGGAGACAATTCGGATCAATTCATtcaaatataaacttttaaatacgaaacaaaaaaactaTGAACTCTATTCCGGAAATAACAGTGCTCAACAGCATTATCGTACTTATACGATTCCTCATACGTGGAAACAGACCAATGAAATTGGTCAAAAGATT GAGACAAACCTTGCGACGAGTTATTATTCGCTAAGCTATACGTGGTATCGAATCTGTTGCGATAAACAAAGATTTGTATTCATTATACCGCCTAAAGCTAGTGGTAAAGCTGTTAAAAAAGCTGGCAAAGCTCAGAAGAACATTAGTAAGtccaataaaaagaagaagcgtaagaggaaagaaagctATGCTATTTACATCTACAAAGTACTTAAACAAGTACATCCGGATACTGGAATTTCCAGTAAAGCCATGAGCATTATGAACAGTTTTGTCAATGATGTTTTTGAACGAATTGCCGCGGAAGCATCGAGATTAGCTCAGTACAATAAACGTTCGACGATCACTTCTCGAGAAATTCAAACTGCAGTGCGTTTGTTGTTACCTGGTGAGCTCGCAAAACACGCTGTTAGCGAAGGTACTAAAGCTGTGACCAAATACACGAGctcaaaataa
- the LOC124949391 gene encoding histone H2A-like encodes MVLVFVYIRTVLFVAIIRLAHSVCALEFSKFLISSIIIKMSGRSSDSKSKGKITIKSRSLRAGLQFPVGRIHRLLRKGNYAERVGAGAPVYLAAVLEYLAAEVLELTGNAARDNKKTRIVPRHVQLAIRHDEELNKVLSGVTIAQGGVLPNIQSVLLPKKTEKKA; translated from the coding sequence ATGGTTCTagtttttgtatatataagaacCGTTTTATTTGTAGCGATCATTCGATTGGCGCATTCAGTCTGTGCTCTTGAATTTTCCAAGTTTCTTATATcttctattatcattaaaatgtcTGGACGAAGCAGTGATAGTAAATCGAAAGGGAAGATTACTATTAAATCACGATCTCTCCGAGCTGGTTTACAATTTCCTGTTGGTCGTATCCATCGACTTTTAAGAAAGGGTAACTATGCCGAACGTGTAGGTGCTGGTGCACCTGTATATCTGGCTGCAGTATTAGAATATCTTGCCGCTGAAGTTTTAGAATTGACTGGAAATGCAGCgcgtgataataaaaaaaccaGAATAGTTCCGAGGCATGTACAACTTGCCATACGTCACGATGAAGAATTGAACAAAGTACTATCTGGTGTAACTATCGCTCAAGGGGGTGTATTGCCGAATATTCAAAGTGTTTTATTAccaaaaaagacagagaagaaaGCATAA
- the LOC124949401 gene encoding histone H2B-like, which yields MPPKASGKAVKKAGKAQKNISKSDKKKKRKRKESYAIYIYKVLKQVHPDTGISSKAMSIMNSFVNDVFERIAAEASRLAHYNKRSTITSREIQTAVRLLLPGELAKHAVSEGTKAVTKYTSSK from the coding sequence ATGCCGCCTAAAGCTAGTGGTAAAGCTGTTAAGAAAGCTGGTAAAGCTCAGAAGAACATTAGTAAAtccgataaaaagaagaagcgtaAGAGGAAGGAAAGCTATGCTATTTACATCTACAAAGTACTTAAACAAGTACATCCGGACACTGGTATTTCAAGTAAAGCCATGAGCATTATGAACAGTTTTGTCAATGATGTTTTTGAACGAATTGCCGCGGAAGCATCGAGATTAGCTCATTACAATAAACGTTCGACGATCACTTCTCGAGAAATTCAAACTGCAGTGCGTTTGTTGTTACCTGGTGAGCTCGCAAAACATGCTGTTAGCGAAGGTACTAAAGCTGTGACCAAATACACGAGctcaaaataa